One window of Penaeus chinensis breed Huanghai No. 1 chromosome 1, ASM1920278v2, whole genome shotgun sequence genomic DNA carries:
- the LOC125040061 gene encoding uncharacterized protein LOC125040061, protein MLQEGQFQVSVPWRPELHFPCTLINLVRVPRSVSGSLAPTHRTSGIPYLTLWDKKQQVPSGKARPDLRVSAPSSQGIGYYLNMDTMWVSIAAAFRMSTLYCTAITMQRLLALACLVAVVVADSYKTPIPILKDDRTQNAYGEYTFDFETGNGIVRNEAGKQADGQESSGGWSYTAPEGVPIKLSFTSGVGGYQPVGDHLPVAPTPVPLPLQPSAYTQSPP, encoded by the exons ATGCTGCAGGAG GGACAATTCCAGGTTAGTGTCCCTTGGAGACCTGAACTGCACTTCCCTTGTACCTTAATTAACCTGGTGCGAGTACCACGATCCGTGAGTGGCAGCCTGGCCCCCACGCATCGTACATCGGGCAT ACCGTACCTGACGTTGTGGGATAAAAAGCAGCAGGTTCCGAGCGGTAAGGCGAGACCAGATCTGCGGGTATCTGCGCCCTctagccagggtattggctaCTATCTCAACATGGATACCATGTGGGTATCCAT AGCCGCCGCCTTTCGGATGAGCACACTTTACTGCACAGCCATCACAATGCAACGTCTTCTTGCT CTCGCCTGCCTGGTGGCCGTGGTCGTCGCCGACAGCTACAAGACGCCCATTCCGATCCTGAAGGACGACCGTACACAGAACGCCTACGGCGAGTACACGTTCGACTTCGAGACTGGAAACGGCATCGTCAGGAACGAGGCCGGAAAGCAGGCTGATGGCCAGGAGTCCTCAGGAGGATGGAG CTACACCGCTCCCGAAGGCGTCCCCATCAAGCTGAGCTTCACCTCCGGCGTGGGCGGTTACCAGCCCGTTGGCGATCACCTTCCCGTGGCACCCACGCCAGTGCCTCTCCCTCTACAACCGTCAGCGTATACGCAGTCACCTCCCTGA